In Cryptomeria japonica chromosome 10, Sugi_1.0, whole genome shotgun sequence, a genomic segment contains:
- the LOC131077479 gene encoding wound-induced basic protein, which yields MIYDVNSPLFRSFLSQKGGATAEKRKNEDQKPKEQRPKASENKPVMNE from the exons ATGATATACGACGTGAACTCACCACTATTCAGGTCTTTCCTCTCACAGAAGGGAGGTGCTACTGCGGAAAAAAG GAAAAATGAAGACCAGAAGCCTAAGGAGCAGAGGCCAAAGGCGAGTGAGAACAAGCCAGTGATGAATGAATGA